The Lates calcarifer isolate ASB-BC8 linkage group LG14, TLL_Latcal_v3, whole genome shotgun sequence genome has a segment encoding these proteins:
- the zgc:77880 gene encoding zf-DHHC domain-containing protein, which translates to MASLRCRRDPCGVICLILTYFSVFYADYVVIQYVLIPTYSGSVWCTLHGSVFNLILLLLLACHSKAVFSDPGMVPLPDTAIDFSDLRSQSSRMNERGCEGWTVCSRCETYRPPRAHHCRVCQRCIRRMDHHCPWINNCVGELNQKYFIQFLFYTGMASLYSMVLVVSAWVWRIRNERGGDAEKDGEETPSKHLIVAHYIILLVESVLFGVFVMVIFYDQLVSIITDETPIEQMRNRLMIKDRGSSSSSASSSSSQLPHHPSHTRKPKLALLREVFGRGSIFCWLLPLHSSPPSVGGITYSALPDYDV; encoded by the exons ATGGCGTCTCTACGCTGTAGGCGAGATCCCTGCGGCGTTATCTGTCTGATTTTAACTTATTTTAGCGTGTTTTACGCGGACTACGTGGTCATACAGTATGTCCTCATCCCCACCTACTCGGGCAG TGTGTGGTGTACTCTACATGGATCAGTCTTCAACctgattctgctgctgctgctggcctgcCACTCCAAAGCTGTCTTCTCAGATCCCG gTATGGTGCCTCTCCCTGACACAGCCATAGACTTCTCAGACCTTCGCTCGCAGTCGTCTCGGATGAATGAGCGA GGCTGCGAGGGCTGGACCGTGTGCAGCCGCTGTGAAACCTACAGACCTCCCAGAGCGCACCACTGCCGTGTCTGTCAGAGGTGTATACGCCGCATGGACCATCACTGTCCGTG GATCAACAACTGTGTCGGGGAGCTGAACCAGAAGTATTTCATCCAGTTTCTCTTCTACACCG gTATGGCCAGTCTGTACTCCATGGTGCTGGTGGTGTCGGCCTGGGTGTGGCGGATAAGGAACGAGAGAGGAGGCGACGCAGAGAAGGACGGAGAGGAGACGCCCAGCAAACACCTGATAGT TGCTCACTACATCATCCTCCTGGTGGAGTCGGTGTTGTTTGGTGTATTTGTCATGGTTATCTTCTATGatcag TTGGTCTCCATAATCACAGACGAGACTCCCATAGAGCAGATGAGGAACCGGCTGATGATCAAGGACAGAGgctcttcatcttcctctgcttcatcctcctcctcacagctgcCTCACCACCCATCACACACCCGCAAGCCGAAGCTCGCTCTGCTGCGGGAAGTCTTCGGAAGAG gtTCAATCTTTTGCTGGCTTCTGCCTCTCCACTCCAGCCCTCCGTCTGTCGGCGGCATCACCTACTCCGCCCTGCCCGACTATGAcgtctga
- the LOC108902793 gene encoding uncharacterized protein LOC108902793, with translation MLLFLLLLLVCSSQATHFFGTVMTYYPKTTSSDGSLMVVIRYKLSFRSCTDVDSWDCFTGSCGSQSAFELNIVDEENGREWCQREGIMTQQVLTNAPFEMRLEGGNWISNIVNGIIAWRALTLVELRNRSDTGQANRSPQTTILPAVRVPSNCRRDFNLLAFDPDGDEVKCRYGDALLSECNPCTPPSVLTLSSSCTLSFSPTTSSNLGPYAVQLVMEDFPRETITLIQTDGSQTMKTVNTSISKIPVQFVLQVDPAVPSCTEGLYLPKFLPPTPANRARLYTPVGQTLEIRIKAEAKNSTISELLFSGPYNVNQTRSGPEEFTLRWKPSESEDGESYPMCFVVQAVDNSVKYHSELRCVIVTVGNDTSSNTNATEQTPTTPPITTAVTTPATDLAVVRLTARISTLFPLTENDIRNTIMRQIKDALVEQGLPSQVDLVLVKIL, from the exons ATGttgctttttctgctgctgctgctggtctgCAGCTCCCAGGCAACTCATTTCTTTGGGACAGTGATGACCTACTATCCAAAAACGACAAGCAGCGATGGAAGTCTCAT GGTGGTTATTCGCTATAAGCTGAGCTTCCGCTCGTGCACAGATGTTGACTCCTGGGACTGTTTTACTGGGAGTTGTGGGAGTCAGAGTGCTTTTGAGCTAAACATAGTCGATGAGGAGAATGGTCGAGAGTGGTGTCAAAGAGAGGGAATCATGACACAGCAGGTTCTCACCAATGCTCCATTTGAGATGAG GTTAGAGGGTGGTAACTGGATCAGTAACATTGTAAATGGCATCATAGCTTGGAGAGCCCTGACACTGGTTGAACTGAGGAACCGATCAGACACCGGCCAAGCCAACAGATCACCCCAGACCACCATCCTGCCTGCTGTGAG AGTTCCTTCAAACTGTCGGAGAGATTTCAACCTGTTGGCGTTTGACCCTGATGGAGACGAGGTTAAATGCAGATATGGAGACGCATTACTCTCAGAGTGTAACCCCTGCACACCACCGTCTGTTCTCACCCTCTCATCA TCTTGTACTCTGTCATTCAGCCCCACCACCAGCAGTAATTTAGGTCCATACGCAGTCCAGCTGGTGATGGAGGACTTTCCCAGAGAGACTATCACCCTGATTCAGACCGACGGTTCGCAGACGATGAAAACTGTCAACACCAGCATCAGTAAAATACCTGTCCAGTTTGTTTTACAGG TGGATCCTGCGGTGCCATCCTGCACAGAGGGACTCTACCTGCCCAAGTTCCTGCCTCCGACCCCAGCTAACAGAGCTCGGCTGTACACCCCTGTTGGCCAGACCCTGGAAATCAGAATCAAGGCAGAAGCGAAAAACTCCAC gatctctgagctgctgttcagcGGGCCCTACAACGTAAACCAGACTAGATCAGGCCCAGAAGAGTTCACCTTGAGATGGAAGCCGTCTGAAAGCGAAGATGGAGAAAGCTACCCCATGTGCTTCGTTGTCCAAGCAGTTGACAA TTCAGTCAAGTATCACTCAGAGCTGCGATGTGTCATTGTCACTGTTGGAAATG ATACATCATCAAACACGAATGCAACTGAACAGACTCCAACCACTCCTCCAATAACTACAGCAGTAACTACACCAGCCACCGACCTGG CTGTCGTACGTCTGACGGCCAGGATTTCCACTTTGTTTCCACTGACTGAGAATGACATCAGGAATACCATCATGCGACAG aTTAAAGATGCACTGGTGGAACAAGGACTGCCATCACAAGTCGATCTGGTCTTAGTGAAGATACTGTAG
- the LOC108902792 gene encoding mucin-2 isoform X4, which produces MSPSLLLLLLLVCSSQASHFLGTVMTYYPKNTYSNGSVTVVLRYKLNFHTCEQSDSWSCLSGSCGTSVVVLNKVDEESSGEWCQREAIMTRQVSSNAPFQLWLNSGNWIDNIKNGIVSWRAVTLVELRNRSDTGKANTSPQTTILPAVRVPSNCQRDFNLLAFDPDGDEVKCRYGITSLSECNPCTPLSVLNLSSSCTLSFSPTSNSNEGPYAVQLVMEDFPRETITLTQTNGTQTMKTVNDAISKIPVQFVLRVDPAVPSCTEGLYLPRFLPPTPANRAQLYTPVGQTLEISISAQANTSTISELLFSGPHNINQITQSAGQYILSWTPTENEDGESYPICFIVQALINSTKYHSELRCVIVTVGPDPTTSTTPTTTTTQTTTTIPPTTTPLNTTAINTTTTQNTTTIPPTTTPLLITTTTTPITTTIQTTAAFPTTATPLNTTAINTTTTQNTTTPPSTTPTPTTTASPSPVNTTEDTTAFPTPVITSLNQFIVGLRVKLSSSSPLSEENIRSTIIQQLKDELRRRGLPEDITLRLVSSMQLGVATTVTPGG; this is translated from the exons ATGTcgccctctctgctgctgctgctgctgctggtctgCAGCTCCCAGGCTTCTCATTTCTTGGGGACAGTGATGACCTACTACCCAAAAAACACTTACTCTAATGGATCTGTTACG GTGGTGCTTCGCTACAAGCTGAACTTCCACACATGCGAACAATCTGACTCATGGAGCTGCCTCAGTGGGAGCTGTGGGACGAGTGTTGTAGTGCTAAACAAAGTTGATGAAGAAAGCAGTGGAGAGTGGTGTCAGAGGGAGGCAATCATGACTCGGCAGGTTTCCAGCAACGCTCCGTTTCAGCTCTG GCTGAACAGTGGAAACTGGATAGATAACATCAAAAATGGCATTGTATCATGGAGAGCTGTGACTCTGGTTGAACTGAGGAACCGGTCTGACACTGGTAAAGCCAACACATCGCCCCAAACTACCATCCTGCCAGCTGTGAG AGTTCCTTCAAACTGTCAGAGAGATTTCAACCTGTTGGCGTTTGACCCTGACGGAGACGAGGTTAAATGCAGATATGGAATCACATCACTCTCAGAGTGTAACCCCTGCACACCACTGTCTGTTCTCAACCTCTCATCA TCTTGTACTCTGTCATTCAGCCCCACCAGTAACAGTAATGAAGGTCCATACGCAGTCCAGCTGGTGATGGAGGACTTTCCCAGAGAGACTATCACCCTGACTCAGACCAACGGAACACAGACGATGAAAACTGTCAACGATGCTATCAGCAAAATACCTGTCCAGTTTGTGTTGAGAG TGGATCCTGCAGTGCCATCCTGCACAGAGGGACTCTACTTGCCCAGATTCCTGCCTCCGACCCCAGCTAACAGAGCTCAGCTGTACACCCCTGTTGGTCAGACCCTGGAAATCAGCATCAGTGCACAGGCAAATACCTCCAC catctctgagctgctgttcagTGGGCCACACAACATAAATCAGATTACACAGTCAGCAGGACAGTACATCCTCAGTTGGACGCCAACTGAAAATGAAGACGGAGAAAGCTACCCCATCTGCTTTATCGTCCAGGCACTTATCAA TTCAACAAAGTATCACTCAGAGCTTCGATGTGTCATTGTGACTGTTGGACCTG acCCAACAACAAGCACTACACCAACCACAACGaccacacaaactacaaccacCATTCCCCCAACAACTACCCCACTAAACACAACAGCCATcaacacaacaaccacacaaaatACAACCACAATTCCCCCAACAACTACCCCGCTACTCATAACAACAACCACTACACCAATTACAACAACCATACAAACTACAGCTGCTTTTCCAACAACAGCTACCCCACTAAACACAACAGCCATCAAtacaacaaccacacaaaatACAACCACTCCTCCATCCACAACACCTACACCCACTACAACAGCAAGTCCATCACCAGTAAATACAACTGAAGACACAACAGCTTTCCCAACACCTGTAATCACCAGCTTGAATCAGT TCATAGTAGGTCTGAGAGTGAaactctcctcttcatctccacTATCTGAGGAAAACATCAGGAGCACCATCATACAACAA CTTAAAGATGAACTGAGAAGACGAGGTCTGCCAGAAGACATCACTCTACGCCTCGTGAGCAGTATGCAGCTGGGAGTTGCAACTACAGTGACCCCTGGTGGTTAA